The sequence TCGTCTTCACGGCCGGGGCGGTGGCGCTGCTGTGGTGGGTGTTCCAGAAGCTCGGGCTCCTCCAGTCGTTCCTCGCCGCTCCGGTGGGAGGCTGAGACATGCTCTCGTTCGCACTGATTTCCCAGCTCATCGGCCTGAGCAGCGCGTCCGGCACGCGCGCGGGCGGAAGCCTGCTGCTGGTGGGCCTGGCCGCGCACTTCCAATTCCTCACCCTGCCCCCGGAGATGGCGTGGATGGCCACGCCCGAGGCCCTGGCCATCTTCATCACCCTGCTGGCCTTCGAGATGTACACGCAGCGGGACGGTGACTTGCGCATGTTCCTGGGGACGGCGCAGCTCGCGCTGAGCGCGGGCAGCGGGGCCATGGTGGCGCTGGCGTCCGCGGGCATGCGGACGGGGCAATTGCCGCCCTGGGCCGTCGGCGTGGTGGGCGCGGGCATCGCGTTGGCGACGCTGACGATGCGGCAGAGGCTGGCGCGGAGCGTGGACCAGTTGGAGTCCGAGCTGTTCCACCCGTACCGGTGGCTCATGCGCGCGGAGGACTGCCTCGCGCTGGGGCTGGCCGCGGCGGCGCTGCTGTGGGCTCCGCTGGCGCTGGCCCTGGTGTTGATGTTCACCGTGGGGAGCGTGGTGGCGGGAGTCCTGGCGCGGCGTCTCGAGGCACGCTCGCGGCGGCCGTGTCCGGCGGGCTGTGGTGCATCCATCCGCGAGGAGGCCTCGCGCTGTCCGAAGTGCCGGGCGGATGTGCCCGTGGCGGTGACGCTGGACCTGCGGCTCGGAGGCCGTGCGAGGGATGTGATTCGCCAGACGCTGGACTCTGAGCTGCCCGGCCTCCGCGAAGCGCCCGAACGCCGCGTGGCGGGCAAGCGATAGCCCCTCCGAGTCTCATCCCGAAATCGCAACGACGTTGCGTGGCGAGCAAGCGGTAGGCACCGCCGAAACCCGCCCTTGAACCGCAACAGCGCTGCATCAAGCGCAAGCGACCATCGCCGCAAGAGCCCGCCCCGGAACCGCAATAGAGTTGCGTATTCGAGGACGGCCTGATGTCGCCGTCCTTTGCCCGGAAATTGCAATGGCATTGCCTGGCGAGCGGGCAGCGGCCCGGCTGATTTTCTCGCCACGAATCGCCATGGCGTCGCGCACAAACCCGCCGGGTGGAGCGCGGGCTCATCTCGAGAGAGCGCGCATGCACCGGCACATGCTCCGCACGGCTTCGCGGACACGGACTCCCTGGCGGGTCGGAATCAGGAAAAAACCGCAAGTCAGCTTGAACCCAAATGCAACTGTGTTGTCCTTGTCCCGAGCACCCCATCAGGACAGGAGCACCCGTGAATCGTCGCTCGTTGCGTTTCGTTCCCCTCTTATTCCTTCTCGGCTCTGGCGCTTCCGCGGAGACACTTTCCACGGAGACCTTGCCCTTCTCACCCCAGCAGGTGATTCAGCAGGTCCAACTCTCCTTCCGCCCCGACGGCGCAGGCTTCTCCGGCGGGCATCGCACCTATCGAGTCACACACACCGAAGGCCAGCTCACCGTCTCGCCGCTGGCATCCCGAGTCGACCCGGCGGAGCCGCGCCGCGGCGGCCTCACCTTCGGAGCCACACAGGTGAGGCGAGGTGCTCGGGCGCTCCGCCTGGGCACGCCGCACACGGGCGTAGCCTCCGACGGCTCGCTGCACGTGCAGCGTGGCGTGGTGGAGGAACAGCTCCGCAACGGGCAGGACGGTGTGGAGCAGTCGTGGCGCTTCCCCACCCTCCCCGCCGGGCGCGGCCCGTTGAGCGTGCGCGTGCCCGTGCGCGGGCTCGCGTACCAGAGCGCGACGGCGGGCGGCCTGCACTTCTCCGACGCGGCCACGGGCGCGGGACTTCGCTACGGCATGGGCACGTGGATTGATGCCACCGGCAAGCGCACCGAGGTGACGCCGACGTTCCAGGACGGCGCCATCGTCCTCACCGTCCCGGAAGAGACGCTGAAGGCCAGTGCCTTCCCGGCGGTGCTGGACCCCGTCATCGGGCCGGAGTTCGGCATCGACCAGCCCGTGATGGCCGTGGAGCCGGGCGACCAGGAGGCTCCGGAGGTCGCCACCGACGGAACGAACTTCCTGGTGACGTGGACGGACAGGCGCGGCCCGTGGTCGGAGGACTGGGCCACGCGGGTGACACCGGACGGCACCGTGCTGGACCCCAGTGGCTTCAAGCTTCCCAGCAGCTCTTGCGGCATGGGCAGCCTGAGCTACGGCGGGGGCTATTACGTCGTCGCCTGCCCGTACAACATGTACCGCATCACTCCCGAGGGGCAGGTGGTGGATACCACGCCCATCGAGTTCTACTCGCCGAACCGCGGCTATCCCTCGGCCATCGCCTTCAACGGGACGAACTTCCTCATCACCTGGGTGAAGCCGGGCGGCAGCGGTAGCGGTGGGCTCTACGCAATCATGGTCTCGCCCGCCGGCACCGTCGTGATGTCCGAGAAGCTCCTGTCGCAGTACAACATCGTCTACGACGTGGACGTCACCGCCGTCGGCACCTCGTTCCGTGTCGTCTACACGCAGGCGGGCGACAACATGCTCTCCCGGGTGGTGGATGCCAACGGCAACCTGGGCCCGATTCGGCAGGAGCTCTACGGCATCAGCACGGGCCAGGCCCGCTACCCGGCTGTCGCCAGCAACGGACAGGACTACGCCATCGTCTACCAGTATGGCGACATGTTCGCGAACACCAGCCAGTACATCGGCGGCATGCTCAACCGGGCGGATGGCGGCGTCCGCAGCTACACCGTGAGCAGCGCCACGAAGCAACTGCGCCCCGACATCGCCTGGCTGCCGGCAGCGGACTCGTACGGTGTCGTCTGGACGAACACGCGAAACAACAGCACCGACTACACCGAGATTCAGAGCGCGTGGCTGAAGCCCGACGCGGGCGTCATCGCGAATGGCCGGGTCAGCCCCGCGCTGAGCGGCCACATCCAGGGACACCCCCGCATCGCGGCGGGCCCCAACGGCAGTCTGGTGGTGTGGGACCGGAAGACGCAGGCCGCGGGAATGGACGTGCTCGGCCGGGCACTGGACGGCACGGTGTCGAAGGCGCTCAGCACCAGCTTCAACTCGCAGACCGAGCCCACCATCGCGTCGAGCCCCGACGGTTACTTCGTCGTGTGGCAGGACAGCCGGCGCCACGTGGAGCAGCTCGCGGACCTCTACGGGGCGCGGCTCAGCCCGACGGGAGAGGTGCTGAACGCGTCGGGTATCGCCATCGCCACGTCGATATGGGACGAGGTGGCACCGGTGGCGGCCTGGAATGGCACGGACTGGCTGGTGGCGTGGGTCGAGCGGGGAGGCTCGTTGCCCGCGGAGGTGCGGGCGCGGCGCGTCTCGTCCACGGGGCAGTGGGTGGACACCGTGCCGCTCACGCTGGGAATCTCGAGCAACTGGAGCCAGCCCGCGGCCGCGAGTGGCAACGCGGGCGCGGTGGTGACGTGGGTGGGCAACACCCCGAATGGTGGCATCCAGGCCACCCTGGTCCGGGGTGATGGCGGCGTGACGGTGCTGGGCTCGCTGCCCACGGATGGCGGAGCCAACCTGCCCACCGTGGCCGGCAATGCCACCCAGTACCTGGTGGCGTGGCAGGACAATGGCGTGCTCAAGGCGCAGCGGTTCAACTCGCAGGGCGTGGCACAGGGCGGCCGGTTCGATGCAGGAACGGGCACGCTGGCCTCAGCGGCCAGCGACGGCACGGACTTCCTCGTCACCTCCGCGCAGAACGTGGTGTCGAACACCGCGGACATCCGAGCGACGCGCATCTCCGCCACGGGCCAGGTCGCGAGCACGTCGGCGCTCCTGGGCAAGGCGGCGGGGTACAACCTGCGCTCGACGGTCGTCTGGGATGGGACGAACTACCTCGTCGGGTGGCGCAAGTACGGCTCGAGCCTCGTCTCCTCCGCGCTGCTCTACCAGGCGGCCCGGGTGAATCGCGATGGCGGCGTGGTCGACACGACGCCGTTCACGCTCTTCGCGCCCGAGCTGACGCGGGATGAGGACGTTGACGACTATGGAAGGCTGGGGCTGGCCACGATGGGAGACGGCACGTGGGTCGGCGTGACGTCGCGGCTGGAGGTCGATGCCGGCTTCTACGCACAGCGACTGCGGGCGCGGATGGGTGACTCGCGAGTGGCGCTCCAGGCGAATGGCGCTGGCGGCACGAGCGAGCTCCCGGGCGATGCGGTGGCGCTTCACGAAGCGCTGCTGGAGGACTCGCTCGCGGGTGCCCCAATGACGCCAGATGAGACCGCGCAAGCCTCCGACACAGACCTGCTCGCGCCTTCCTCGCTGGATGAGGGAGGCCCCACGGAAGCGGCCTTCGCTGGCGAGCGCCGTGCTGGCGAAGAGGGTGGCGGGTGCAGCGCGGCCGGTGGCGGTGCGCCGTGGCTGCTGCTCGCGGCGCTCGGCCTTACGCGGGGGCTCCGGCGGCGTCAGGAGATTCGCTGAGCATCTGGCCCAGACTGCCCAGCGAATGATGCCGGCATGAAGGCAGCTCGTCGCGTGGCGCCAACTTGGAACCATGCGACGAGCATTGATGATGTTCACCGTGGGAAGCGTGGTGGCGGGAGTCCTGGCGCGGCGTCTCGAGGCGCGCTCGCGGCGGCCGTGTCCGGCGGGCTGTAATGCATCCATCCGCGAGGAGGCCTCGCGCTGTCCGAAGTGCCGGGCGGATGTGCCCGTGGCGGTGAGGCTGGACCTGCGGCTCGGAGGCCGTGCGAGGGATGTGATTCGCCAGACGCTGGCCTCTGAGCTGCCCGGCCTCAGCGACGCGCCCGAACGCCGCGTGTCGGGCAAGCGGTAGTCACCGCCGAGTCTCGTCCCGGAATCACAGCAGCGTTGCGCGGCGGGCAAGCGGTGGTCGCCGCGGAAGCCCGTCCCCAGAATGGCAACAGTGTTGCACTTCCTGGGAACGGCGGACGCGGCGGCCCTGCCCGGAACTTGCAACGGCGCTGCGTAAATGGTCCGCAGCGCCCCGTCCGATTTTCGCGCAAGAAATCACAACGGCGTTGCGCACAGACTTGCCAGGTGGAGCATGGGCTCACCATGCGAGAGCGCGCATGCACCGGAACATGCTCCGCACAGCTTCACAGACACGCACTCCCTGGCAGGTTGGAACTCATGAAAAAGCAGTAAGTCGCTTGAACCCAAATGCAACTGTGTTGTCCTGTCCTGAGCACCCCATCAGGACAGGAGTACACGTGAATCGTCGCTCGTTGCGTTTCGTTCCCCTCTTATTCCTTCTCGGCTCTGGCGCTTCCGCGGAGACACTTTCCACGGAGACATTGCCCTTCTCACCCCAGCAGGTGATTCAGCAGATACAACTCTCCTTCCGCCCCGACGGCGCAGGCTTCTCCGGCGGGCACCGCACCTATCGAGTCACACACACCGAAGGCCAGCTCACCGTCTCGCCGCTGGCGTCCCGAATCGACCCGGCGGAGCCGCGCCGCGGTGGCCTCACCTTCGGGGCCACGCAGGTGATGCGAGGCCCCCGGACGCTCCGCCTGGGCTCACCGCGCACGGGGGTGGCGTCCGACGGCTCGCTGCACATGCAGCGCGGCCTCATGGAGGAACAACTCCGCAACGGAGAGGAAGGCGTGGAGCAGTCGTGGCGCTTCCCGACTCTCCCCGCCGGGCGCGGGCCGTTGAGCGTGCGCGTGCCCGTGCGCGGACTGGCGTACCAGGGCACGACGGCCGGCGGCCTGCACTTCTCCGACGCGTCCACGGGCGCGGGGCTCCGCTACGGCACGGGCACGTGGATTGACGCCACCGGCAAGCGTACCCAGGTGACGCCGACGTACCAGGACGGCGCCATCGTCCTCACCGTCCCGGAGGAGACGCTGAAGGCCAGTGCCTTCCCGGCGGTGTTGGACCCTGTCATCGGGCCGGAGTTCGGCATCGACCAGCCCGTCATCGCGGTGGAGCCATCAGACCAGCACACCCCGGAGGTCGCCACCGACGGGACGAACTTCCTGGTGATGTGGCTGGACACGCGCAGCGGCTTGACGGAGCAGTGGGCCACGCGGGTGACGCCGGATGGCACCGTGCTGGACCCCAGCGGCTTCGAGGTCCCCTACGTCCCGAACTGCGGCTACAACACGGTAACCTTCGGCGCGGGCAACTACGTCGTCGCCTGCTCGACGGGCATGGTGCGCATCACCCCCGAGGGCGTGGTGGTGGACCCTCAGCCCATCTCGTTCCACACGCCGCTCTCCGGCGGGTACGCGTCCATCGCCTTCAACGGGACGAACTTCCTCATCACCTGGCTCGACCTCGGCGGTAGCGGCACCGGCGCGCTCTACGGGATGATGGTCTCTCCCTCCGGCACCGTCGTGATGCCCCAGAAGCTCCTGTCGCAGTACTCCAACGGCGTCTACGAGGCGGACGTCACCGCCGTCGGCACCTCGTTCCGCGTGGTCTGGACGCTGGCGGCAGACCACATGTACTCCGTCGAGGTGGATGCCAACGGCAACGTGGGCCCCAGGGTGCGGGAGCTCTACGGCAGCAGCAGTGGCCAGGCGCGCTTCCCGGCAATTGCAAGCAACGGCGAGGACTACGCCATCGTCTACCAGTATGGCGACGAGTTCGGAAAAGCCAGCACGTCCATCGGCGGAAGTCTTCGCCAGGCGGATGGCGGGACCAGCTCCTTCACCGTGAGCAACGTCGCGAAGCAGATGCGCCCCGACATCGCCTGGATGCCGCGAGCGGGCGCGTATGGCGTCGTCTGGACGAACACGCGTAACAACAGCACCGACTACACCGAGATTCAAAGTGCGTGGCTGATGCCCGACGCGGGCGTCATCGCGAATGGCAGGATCAGCGCGGCGGTGAGCGGCTTCATGCAGGGCCACGCTCGCATCGCGGCGGGCCCGAGCGGAAGCCTGGTGGTGTGGGACCGGAAGCTCCAGGCCTCGGGAATCGACGTACTCGGCCGGGCGCTGGACGGCTTCGTGCCGGTGACGCTCAGCACCAGCGTCAACTCGCAGACCGCGCCCTCCGTCGCGGCGGGCCCCAACGGCTACTTCGTCGTGTGGAAGGACAGCCGGAGCCACGCGGGGCAGCTCTCGGACCTCTACGGGGCGCGGCTCGGCCCGGCAGGAGAGGTGCTGAATGCGTCGGGCATCACCATTGCCACGACGGTTCGGGACGACGTGGCCCCGGTGGTGACCTGGAATGGCACGGACTGGCTGGTGGCCTGGGTCGAACGGGGCGGCACGGGGAGCGTGCAGTTGCGAGCGCGGCGCGTCTCCGCTACGGGGCAGTGGGTGGACCTCGTGCCCCTCACGCTGGGGTCCGCGAGTTCCGGGAGCGAGCCTGCGGCCGCGCGGGGTAATGCGGGCGCAGTCGTCACCTGGGCGGGTGGCACCCAGGGGGGCGGCATCCAGGCCACCCTGGTCCAAAGTGATGGTGGCGTGACGGCGCTGGGCTCGCTGCCCACGGATGGTGGCGCAACGATGCCCACGGTGGCCGGCAATACCACCCAGTACCTGGTGGCGTGGCAGGACAACGGCGTGCTCAAGGCGCAGCGGTTCAACTCGCAGGGCGTGGCACAGGGCGCACGGTTCGATGCCGGGACGGGCACGCTGGCTTCGGTGGCCAGCGACGGCACGGACTTCCTCGTCACCTCCGCGCAGAACGTGGTGTCGAACACCGCGGACATCCGCGCGACCCGAATCTCCGCCACGGGTCAGGTCGCGAGTTCCTCGGTGCTCGTCGGCCGCGCGACGACAGGCGACTTCCGCTCGGCTGTCGTCTGGGACGGGACGAACTACCTGGCCGCGTGGCGCTCATACAGTTCGAACGGCACGTACGGTGGGCGGCTCTACCAGGCGGCCCGCGTCAACCGGGATGGAGGCGTCGTCGATGCAACGCCCTTCACGCTCTTCGCGGCGTATCCGGAGCAGAAGCCGGACGTGGACGACTACAGCGAGTTGGGGCTGGCTTCGATGGGCGACGGCACGTGGCTCGGTGTGACGTCGCGGCTGGAGCGCGACGCCGGCATCTACGCGCAGCGACTGCGGGCGCGGATGGGTGACTCACGGGTGGCGCTCCAGGCGAACGGCACCAGCGACATGGCCGCCGAAGACACCACGAGCGGACTCCCGAGCGATGCGGTGGCTCCTGGCGAGGCGTTGCTGGAGGACGCGCTCGCGGGAGGAACCGAGGAAGCGGCCTTCGCGGGTGAGCGCCATCCCGGAGAAGGGGGTGCCGGGTGCAGCGCGGCCGGTGGTGGTGCGCCGTGGCTGCTGCTTGCGGCGCTCGGCCTCACTCGGGCGCTCCGGCGGCGTCAGGAGATTCGCTGAGCATCTGGCTCAAACCGCACAGCGAATGATGCCGGCATGAAGGCGGTTCGTTGCGTGGCGCCCATCCAGTGCCACGCAAAGAGCATGAATGGCGGCAAGAGGTAGCTCGTCGCGTGGCGCTCTCACGGGGCCACGCGACGGGCTCCGGGTGGCTCAGGGCTTGAAGCCCTTGGGCCACTTCGTCTTCGCGTCGTACTTCAGGTCCTTCAGGTCGGAGGACATCGTTGCCCCCGTGAGGTCCGCGCCGCTGAAGTCAGTCCAATGCAGTTTGGCCTTCGAGAAGTCCACGTCCCGAAGGTCCGCGCCGTCGAAGCAGGTGACCATCAGCTCTGCGTTCTCGAAGCGGGCGCCGCGCAGGTTCGCCCCGGTGAAGATCGTCTGGGTGCAGGAGCCTCCTGAGAAGTTCGCCTTGCTCACGTCCGCGTGGCGGAAGTTGGCGCCGCCCAGATAGACCTTCGAGAAATCCACTCCGGAGAACCGGCCCTCGGTGAAGTCCAGCTCCAGCAACTCGTACCCGCTCAGGTCGCGCCCCGCCAGGTCGATACCCTGCAACAACACGGAGAACTCCGAGCTGCCGCGGGCCTTCCGGTAGCGCTCGCGCCAGGAATTCCACCGCTCCGCGCTGTCCTTCACCTCGTTCCTGAGCAGCGCCGTCGCCTCGGCGGAAGTGGGCAGCAGGAGCTTCATGAGCTCGTTCTCGGAGAGCTTCTTGAACTGAGCCCCCTTGGCCGTCAGCCCCGCCGCCACGCTGGCCGCGGCGCCGACTCCCAGCACCAGGTGCGTCACCTTCGCATCGGGCTTCGCCGCCACCTCCGCGCCGAGCTCCTTCAGCAGCCCCTCGCGGAACGCAGGAGTCGCGTTCCTGAAGCGGCCGACGAAGAGGAAGCGCGTTCCAGCGAGGCGCTTCTCGAACAGGTCCTCGGACCTGCCCGTCACGGTGTTCTTCGCCTTGCCGCCGCGCTTCGGCGCCACCTCCGCTTCGAGCAGGAACGGCTCGCCGTCGTCGACTTTCGCGGGCTTCAGCGTCTCCACCACCACGCTGCCGTCCGGCCCCACGTAGGCCACCGAGTCGCCGAGCCTCGCGAGGGGCCACACCTCCTGAATCAACGCATCGGGCCGGGGCTCCACTTCGTCGGGTCCGAGCCAACGCGCCTTGGCGGGGTTGGCCACGTCCACCATCAGCAGCCGTCCCAGCGAGTCCGCCACCGCGACGCGCGCGTCTCCCACGAAGGCCACCTGCCCCAGCACCGCGTCGTGGCGCTCGAGCCGGCTCACCGTCTCGCCACTGCGAGGGTCCACCAGGAGCAGCACGCTGTTCGCGTCGTCCCGGTCGTCGTCGGCGACGCTGACCGCAATCCAGCCGCGCGGTGACACCGCGAGCCCGCACACGCGCGAGCCCATCGTGTCGACACCGAGGGAGACCTCGCGAATCACCTCGGGCGTCTTCCCGAGCCGCCACAGGTGCAGCGCCTTGTCCGCGGTGGCCAGCCACGCGTCCTTCGGACCGAAGGCGCAGGCCCGCACCCGGTCCTTGTGCGGAAGGTCCGCCTGGAGCAGGGCGCGCTTCAGCACCCAGACCTGGACGTTCTCCTGGGCCGGCGCAGCGAGCCGTGTCTCGTCCCGGGAGATGGCGAGCGGCCCCGACGCATAGCTGGAGAGCTTGAACGACTCACGCGCCTTCGCGTCGAGCGACTTGCCGACGAAGATGGAGTCGTAGTCGAGCCGTACCTGCACACCCGACGACAGCGCCTTCACATCCGTGGGAGGGAAGTTCGCTGGAATCTCCGTCGCCTTGCCCGTGTCGAGCTCCCACGAGACGCAGGTGCGGTTCGACGTGGCGACGACGGCATCAGGCATGAGCGCCAGGCCGAGGATGGGAGAAGGAGCGGCGGCCCCGGTCCGCGCGGAGCCGTCCTCCGTCGACCACACGCTCAGCGCGCCCGGAGTGGTGCCCGTGGCGAGCCAGCGCCCGTCGGGAGACAGCGCCGTGACGGAGCCCTGCATGTGGCGGTCGGGCACCTCGATGACCGGGCCCGCGTCGAAGTCCGGGACGCTCCACGAGCGCAGCACGAGCTCGTTGCCGAGCGAGTACGCGCGCGTGCCGTCCGGGGAGAAGGCGACCCAGCGACACCCCGCGCCGCCGCCCACGTCGAACTTGTGATGGCCCACGGACCCGCGCACGGGCTTCAGGTCCTGCACGGTCCACAGCTCCACGGCCCCGTTGCCATGGCCGACGAGCAGGTGCTCACCCGACGGAGAGAACGCGAGGGCGAGGACCTTGGTGCTCTTCCGCTTCGCCCGCTCCTTGCCGGTGTGCACGTCGTAGAGCCGGACGATTCCCTTCGACGACCCGGTGGCCATCAACGCACCGTCCGCGCTGAAGGTGACGGCGTAGACGTCTCCTTCCGTCTCCTGGAGGGTGTGGATGAGGGCGGTGTTCTTCGCGTCGCGCACCAGGATTTCGCCGTCCTCGATGCTGACGAACATGGAGCGCTTCGCGTTCATCGCGGCCAGGTGGAAGTCCTGCACTCCCTTGAGCGCCCACTCGGTCTTCCCCTTGGCGGAGACGCGGCGGATGAGACCCCACCCGCCGACCATCGCGGCGCCTCCCGGCAGCGAGTAGACCGACCGCAGACGTCCCTCGAGCTCGCGCTGAGAGGCAACCTCGCCGCTCTCCACGTCGAAGGCCACGAGCTGCGAGTTCTCGTCTCCGAAAAGAACGGCCCACAGATGGCGTGAGTCTGGCGAGAAATCGATTCCGATGAACTCGCCGGGGACGTTGAAGGGCGAGGTGCCGTACTTGCGTTGGGTGGTCATGGTGCAACCGGATATACAACAGAGAACACGCCACGCGTGTCTAGGGCCGCTTGATGGTCAGCATCCCCTGCCACATCCAGTCGCAGGGCACTTTGAGCGAGACGGCGAGCGCTTCGTCGGTCTTCCTCCAGAGCTCTGGCGCGCGACGGGTTTCACATCGGAGCCTGGTGGTCGCGATTCGCGCGGCGTCGTCGTGGAACTCTATCTTGTGCGGGTCGGGGTCCTCGGTCACGGCATCCGCATTCACATAGACGGTGGCCCAATGCTCGGGAGTCATCTTGCCGTGAAGCGCCCAGGGCCGCCGTTTGGTTCGTCGCCTCTCCTTGACCAGGAAGGCAGTCCCCTCGGGGAGCGCAACCAGGTCCTGCTTTGCGACAGGCTGACTCAACAGCGTCCATTCGAGCGGCGCTTCGAGCGAAAACCTCGGATATTCGTGCGTCTCCAGGTCCTCACACATGAGCTCGAGCCAGTCGATCAGCGTCAGCGACGAGCGTTGGTGGGGATCCTCGGCGACGTAACTGACATCCAGCAAGGCGCCTTCAGGGTCCTCCAGTGAGACAGCGAGGTACCCGCCGAGGCCGGTCTCGGGGTCCCTGTGCTCGATGATGGGAATGCAATTCCGTCGGCCGACGCTCTCGAAATGAGCGCACACGCCGCCGATCTCCAACTCGGGCATCAACAAGCGATGGTCTCTCTTGGGAGATATCCACCCCCGTATCGTGCCCAACGACAGGAACTCACGCAGGTGTGCGGGAACGGGGAGTCCGATGTCCGCGCAGAGCTGGTTGAGCTCGGCCGCATGTACCACCCGCCTTCGCGTAGGAGTAAGCACCTTGCAACCGTATTCCTCCGGGATGATCAATGACTGCAGACGTGTGAATGCCTTCCGGAGAGGAGTTGTGGATGCCATCACTCACCTCTTGCGCTCTCGCGCGCGTTTCGTGTTGACGCGTGTGTGGCGAAAGCAGCAACCCGATATACAACAGCCGCCACTCGGGAAGTATGTCTCCGCGCATGCCGCGCGTGCCGTTCCTGGGACAGCGTCGTCCCAGAAGCGAGGCATCCTCCCGTTCGCGCAGCCCCCTGTCGGAGCAGCCCATCCGTGGCACGCTTCTTCCAGGTCGCGGCACGGAACGAAGCTGGAGCGGAGGCACATCCATGGCGGCACCGGCGTTGTCGGCAGTCGGGCAGGACCTGCGCTACGCCATGCGTGGACTGCGGCGTGCGCCCGGCTTCACCCTGGTGGCGGTGGTGGTGCTGGCGCTCGGAATCGGCGCCAACGTGAGCCTCTTCTCGGTCCTCCACGGGGTGCTGTTGCGGCCCCTGCCCTTCCCCGAGCCGGAGCGGCTGGTCGTCGTGCAGCAGGCGAAGCCGGGCGAGCTCGGCGGCGTCTCGTATCCGAACCTCCTCGACTGGCGCGCCGGTAGCACCACCGCCTTCGAGCGCCTCGCTGTGTACCTCTCCACGCAATTCACGCTGAGCGGCGACGGCGACGCGGCGCGCGTCACGGGCGTCATCACCTCGGCGGACCTCTTCCCGCTGCTCGGCACGCCGCCAGCGCTGGGACGCACGTTCCATCCCGAGGAGGACCAGCTCGGCGGTAGCCCCGAGGGCATCCGCCCCGTCGTCCTCAGCCACGCCTTCTGGCAGCGGCGCTTCCCGGGCACCGGACACGGCGACCCGGGTGTGCTGGGGCGCGTGGTGCGGCTGGACGATGTCCCCTTCACCGTCGTGGGCGTCATGCCGGAGGGCTTCACCTTCCCGCTCCAGCGCGAGCCCGTGGACCTGTGGGTCAGCGTGGCCGTGGACGCGGAGCCCTCCGTGTACGGAGGCACCATTCCGAAAAGCCGCGGCTACATGCGCTACGAGGCGGC comes from Pyxidicoccus parkwaysis and encodes:
- a CDS encoding pentapeptide repeat-containing protein, encoding MTTQRKYGTSPFNVPGEFIGIDFSPDSRHLWAVLFGDENSQLVAFDVESGEVASQRELEGRLRSVYSLPGGAAMVGGWGLIRRVSAKGKTEWALKGVQDFHLAAMNAKRSMFVSIEDGEILVRDAKNTALIHTLQETEGDVYAVTFSADGALMATGSSKGIVRLYDVHTGKERAKRKSTKVLALAFSPSGEHLLVGHGNGAVELWTVQDLKPVRGSVGHHKFDVGGGAGCRWVAFSPDGTRAYSLGNELVLRSWSVPDFDAGPVIEVPDRHMQGSVTALSPDGRWLATGTTPGALSVWSTEDGSARTGAAAPSPILGLALMPDAVVATSNRTCVSWELDTGKATEIPANFPPTDVKALSSGVQVRLDYDSIFVGKSLDAKARESFKLSSYASGPLAISRDETRLAAPAQENVQVWVLKRALLQADLPHKDRVRACAFGPKDAWLATADKALHLWRLGKTPEVIREVSLGVDTMGSRVCGLAVSPRGWIAVSVADDDRDDANSVLLLVDPRSGETVSRLERHDAVLGQVAFVGDARVAVADSLGRLLMVDVANPAKARWLGPDEVEPRPDALIQEVWPLARLGDSVAYVGPDGSVVVETLKPAKVDDGEPFLLEAEVAPKRGGKAKNTVTGRSEDLFEKRLAGTRFLFVGRFRNATPAFREGLLKELGAEVAAKPDAKVTHLVLGVGAAASVAAGLTAKGAQFKKLSENELMKLLLPTSAEATALLRNEVKDSAERWNSWRERYRKARGSSEFSVLLQGIDLAGRDLSGYELLELDFTEGRFSGVDFSKVYLGGANFRHADVSKANFSGGSCTQTIFTGANLRGARFENAELMVTCFDGADLRDVDFSKAKLHWTDFSGADLTGATMSSDLKDLKYDAKTKWPKGFKP